The following are from one region of the Tenacibaculum dicentrarchi genome:
- a CDS encoding alanine/glycine:cation symporter family protein has translation MNKRLLTLLLLIIPMFTFAQEKGLAEKINEGFKPVADAWGGFVFYSIELGGGVKMPLVIIMLLMSGLIFTILFKFVNIRLFPTSINIVSGKYDEIDHVTTDVMEGDPTPGGDAIETIRVEGTDGEVSHFQALTAALSGTVGLGNIAGVAVALSLGGPGATFWMIIAGLIGMSSKFVECTLGVKYRDVGEDGTIYGGPMYYLRKGLADVGKSTLGKILAVIFAIMVVGGSFGGGNMFQANQAAQQFGSMIGSTDLSTALTFGVVMSILVGVVIIGGIKRIGNITEKIVPFMVGIYVLAAIIILVAKFSLIGNAFSQIWDGAFNAKGISGGILGVLIIGFQRAAFSNEAGVGSAAIAHSAVRTKYPASEGLVALLEPFIDTVVVCTMTALVIIITNGDGSIMTYGTKSPDGVLATSKAFASVIPWFPYVLTMAVVLFAFSTMLSWSYYGLQGWMFLFGRSKAADYAYKILFCLFVIIGSAASLGAVTDFSDAMIFAMAVPNLVGLFFLYPKVKEELTIYLNAIKAKNL, from the coding sequence GAGGAGTAAAAATGCCTCTAGTAATAATAATGTTATTAATGTCGGGGTTAATATTTACAATATTATTCAAATTTGTAAATATCCGATTATTTCCAACTTCTATAAACATTGTTAGTGGAAAGTATGACGAAATTGACCATGTAACAACAGATGTTATGGAAGGAGACCCAACCCCAGGTGGTGACGCGATTGAAACCATTCGGGTAGAAGGAACAGACGGTGAGGTTTCTCATTTTCAAGCATTAACAGCAGCACTTTCAGGAACTGTTGGTTTAGGAAATATAGCAGGTGTAGCGGTGGCTTTATCATTAGGAGGACCAGGAGCAACTTTTTGGATGATTATTGCAGGTTTAATAGGAATGTCGTCAAAATTCGTAGAGTGTACTTTAGGGGTAAAGTATAGAGATGTAGGCGAAGATGGTACCATTTACGGTGGACCGATGTATTACTTAAGAAAAGGATTAGCCGATGTAGGTAAAAGTACTTTAGGTAAAATATTAGCCGTTATTTTCGCTATTATGGTTGTTGGTGGTTCTTTTGGAGGAGGAAACATGTTTCAAGCAAACCAAGCAGCACAGCAATTTGGTAGTATGATTGGTTCAACAGATTTATCAACTGCTTTAACATTTGGTGTTGTAATGTCTATATTAGTAGGTGTTGTAATTATTGGAGGAATCAAAAGAATTGGAAATATTACAGAAAAGATTGTGCCTTTTATGGTAGGTATTTATGTTTTAGCTGCTATAATTATTTTAGTTGCTAAGTTTTCGTTAATAGGAAATGCTTTCAGTCAAATTTGGGATGGTGCTTTTAATGCAAAAGGAATTTCAGGAGGTATATTAGGAGTATTAATTATTGGTTTTCAAAGAGCTGCATTTTCAAATGAAGCAGGAGTTGGGTCGGCTGCAATTGCTCATTCGGCAGTAAGAACAAAATACCCCGCATCAGAAGGTTTAGTCGCTTTATTAGAGCCATTTATTGATACCGTTGTGGTTTGTACCATGACCGCTTTAGTAATTATTATTACCAATGGCGACGGAAGTATTATGACTTACGGAACAAAATCTCCAGACGGTGTTTTGGCAACCTCAAAAGCATTTGCTTCGGTAATTCCTTGGTTTCCTTATGTATTAACAATGGCAGTAGTATTGTTCGCTTTTTCAACCATGTTATCGTGGTCTTACTACGGATTACAAGGTTGGATGTTTTTATTTGGTCGTTCAAAAGCAGCAGATTATGCGTATAAAATATTATTCTGTTTATTTGTAATTATTGGTTCAGCAGCAAGTTTAGGAGCGGTAACAGATTTTTCTGATGCAATGATTTTTGCTATGGCAGTACCTAATCTTGTTGGGTTATTTTTCTTATATCCAAAGGTAAAAGAAGAGTTAACAATTTACTTAAATGCTATTAAAGCTAAAAATTTATAA